A single Capra hircus breed San Clemente chromosome 13, ASM170441v1, whole genome shotgun sequence DNA region contains:
- the PCK1 gene encoding phosphoenolpyruvate carboxykinase, cytosolic [GTP]: MPPQLSDGLNYSAKIVRGSLDSLPQAVREFVESSAKLCRPDQVHICDGSEEENRQLLSHMEEEGVIKRLKKYDNCWLALTDPRDVARIESKTVIITREQRDTVPIPKTGLSQLGRWMSEEDFEKAFNVRFPGCMKGRTMYVIPFSMGPLGSPLSKIGIELTDSPYVVASMRIMTRMGAAVLEALGDGEFVKCLHSVGCPLPLKKPLVNNWACNPELTLIAHLPDRREIISFGSGYGGNSLLGKKCFALRMASRLAKEEGWLAEHMLILGITNPKGQKKYFVAAFPSACGKTNLAMMNPTLPGWKVECVGDDIAWMKFDQQGNLRAINPENGFFGVAPGTSVRTNPNAIKTIQKNTIFTNVAETSDGGIYWEGIDQPLASGIKLISWKGKEWDPKDGEPCAHPNSRFCTPASQCPIIDPDWESPEGVPIEGIIFGGRRPVGVPLVYEALSWQHGVFVGAAMRSEATAAAEYKGKVIMHDPFAMRPFFGYNFGQYLAHWLSMAQRPAAKLPKIFHVNWFRKDKAGRFLWPGFGENSRVLEWMFNRVGGEGGAKLTPIGYIPSEDALDLRGLGDVDVKELFHISKEFWEEEVEEIQKYLEEQVNVDLPLEIKNQVLALKQRISQM, from the exons ATGCCTCCTCAGCTCTCAGACGGCCTCAACTACTCAGCCAAAATCGTCCGGGGCTCCCTGGACAGCTTGCCCCAGGCCGTGAGGGAGTTCGTGGAGAGTAGCGCCAAGCTGTGCCGGCCCGACCAAGTCCACATCTGTGATGGGTCCGAGGAGGAGAACCGGCAGCTGCTGAGCCACATGGAGGAGGAGGGTGTGATCAAGAGGCTGAAGAAGTATGACAACTG ctGGTTGGCTCTCACTGACCCCAGGGATGTGGCCAGAATTGAAAGCAAGACAGTCATCATCACTCGAGAACAGAGAGATACGGTGCCCATCCCCAAAACCGGCCTCAGCCAGCTGGGCCGCTGGATGTCCGAGGAGGATTTTGAGAAAGCGTTCAACGTCCGATTTCCGGGGTGCATGAAAG GTCGCACCATGTATGTCATCCCGTTCAGCATGGGGCCCCTGggctctcctctgtccaagaTCGGCATCGAGCTGACAGACTCGCCCTACGTGGTGGCCAGCATGCGCATCATGACGAGGATGGGCGCCGCCGTCCTGGAAGCACTGGGGGACGGCGAGTTCGTCAAGTGCCTCCACTCCGTGGGGTGCCCTCTGCCTTTAAAAA AGCCTTTGGTTAACAACTGGGCCTGTAACCCCGAGCTCACACTCATCGCCCACCTGCCCGACCGCCGAGAAATCATCTCCTTTGGGAGTGGGTACGGCGGGAACTCGCTCCTTGGGAAGAAGTGCTTTGCCCTCAGGATGGCCAGCCGGCTGGCCAAGGAGGAGGGGTGGCTGGCAGAGCACATGCTG ATTTTGGGCATCACCAACCCCAAGGGCCAGAAGAAGTACTTTGTGGCTGCGTTTCCCAGTGCCTGCGGGAAGACCAACCTGGCCATGATGAACCCCACTCTCCCGGGATGGAAAGTAGAGTGTGTGGGTGATGATATCGCCTGGATGAAATTTGACCAACAAG GTAACTTGCGGGCCATCAACCCAGAGAATGGGTTTTTTGGCGTCGCTCCGGGAACCTCTGTGAGGACAAACCCCAATGCCATCAAGACCATCCAGAAGAATACCATCTTCACCAACGTGGCCGAGACCAGTGACGGGGGCATTTACTGGGAAGGCATTGACCAGCCACTGGCCTCAGGCATCAAGCTCATTTCCTGGAAGGGCAAGGAATGGGACCCCAAGGATG GGGAGCCTTGTGCCCACCCCAACTCACGGTTCTGCACTCCGGCCAGCCAGTGCCCCATCATTGACCCTGACTGGGAGTCTCCAGAGGGCGTGCCCATTGAGGGCATCATCTTCGGAGGGCGCCGGCCTGTTG GTGTCCCTCTGGTCTACGAGGCTCTCAGCTGGCAGCACGGTGTGTTTGTGGGGGCGGCCATGAGATCTGAGGCCACAGCAGCGGCAGAGTACAAGG GCAAAGTCATCATGCACGACCCCTTCGCCATGCGCCCCTTCTTCGGCTACAACTTCGGCCAGTACCTGGCACACTGGCTCAGCATGGCCCAGCGCCCCGCAGCCAAGCTGCCCAAGATCTTCCATGTCAACTGGTTCCGAAAGGATAAGGCCGGCAGGTTCCTCTGGCCCGGCTTCGGCGAGAACTCCCGGGTGCTGGAGTGGATGTTCAACCGCGTGGGCGGGGAAGGCGGCGCCAAGCTCACGCCCATCGGCTACATCCCCAGTGAGGATGCCCTGGACCTCCGGGGCCTGGGGGATGTCGACGTGAAGGAGCTCTTCCACATCTCCAAGGAGTtctgggaggaggaggtggaagaAATACAGAAGTACCTGGAGGAGCAGGTGAACGTCGATCTACCCCTGGAGATCAAGAATCAGGTCCTGGCCCTGAAGCAGAGAATCAGCCAGATGTAA